TTCAAGATTACTAATAAAAGTGCTTTTGATCTCATCTGTTTGGTCtgaggaaaaagcagaaaactAACATCCACAAGCTGTAACTGTTGCTTTCCAGTGAGTGCTCGGGTCCAGTGACCTCATCAAGTTTCCCCTGGATGCCTTAAAACCTCCCTATAAAGCCAAGACATGAGAGTCGTATCACTCATCTCATCTGTCCTTCATCAGCAAGCTTGATGGAATGATACAGGTTACCAAAGGACAAATGCCTATAGCatggaaaacatggaaaaaGTATGTCTTAGACTCCAAAAAAGAGATCATTACATACATAACAAGTGACAGATCACAATAACTTGATATAGAAATACCTGGATGTTTGTCCATCCATAATGTTGTTAAAAAATGTCtgacatgtttttttaatggttaTAGTTGTAGCACGGCCTCCTCACAGTGTGTGCTGATTGCAGGTGTAACTCTGCACCGGACAACTGCTGAGCTGGACCACCATATCCAACATATCACTCcatgacaaaaacacattaacCTTTTCACTCTAACTTTAACCTAAATTTAAATCTACCCTTTACTTCAAATCCTTAGCAGAGTTATTTTAATGTTACCAATGCTTGCCCTAATGTAGGCTGGCCTTTGTCTATAAGGCTCTATATGCACACTCTTGGGCAACGACTGAAATAAATGACCACTGCACCAAAGATCAAAGAGTTCAAGTAAGGATTTCTTATTCAAATCTAGTCCATGATTTAAACATGGAAAAGCTACTCAGTTTGCAGCAAATTAGACTTTTACCTTGTATCCTACACTGATAACTTTAAACTTGATTCTGCACTAATGCTCTGCTGCGAGAACAGGAGTAAAGTGGTTGCAGACAGTGAGCAAACAAATGGAATAACTAACAGGGGACAAAGTCTGCATGCAGACAGCTTCAAAAGGCACTCTATCTAATCTGCAATTTTACCAcggtagaaaaacacacagatagCCGGGATACAACCAACATGTAGAAAAGAACAAATTGTAACCTTCTAAAAAAGCCTTGAGTGCAGCTTCCCTGACAATGACCCATTCCTCCGTTCACTCCCATCCATAAACTAATCAAACAGAGGTTCCTGAATCCTCTCTCTGTGCATTTAACATACATTTATACCCTTGTTAAAGTTTTCACTCTCTtgtaaaatgatatttttggtTCTTTCAGATGACGTGGGGACATCAAAGATGCCTCAAAGACAGATAAAGGATGTGGAACAATTTGCTCTTCCTCCAAGAAGCAAAAAAACCCTTCTAGCATATTTCAGAAGTCAAAAAGGACAATAAGACAGCTTAATGCTGCTGCACTCGATGGATTACATTTCCTAGAGTATCACTTCTTATCAGTATTAACCTGACAGTAGAGTATTCTTCATTACATGACACATTAATGTGTAGCACTGTGGTACCTCATTAAAGTCTGTACACAGTATTCAAGTATCCTATAGAGTGGAAGTCGATAATCCTGGTTATTGTAATCTCTGTAGTGTAGATACGGATTTATATGCAACATTAAACCTCTTAGTATCCACCATGTAACTGGTTAACCACATGCTAAATAGGAAATTTTACAAATGAACTTTAATACATTCATTTTGACATTACATGATTTCTTTTCCATTTGGGTGATCCAAATAGATGAAAATTCTTTAAAGGGGGGGGGCATGACCTAACTCACTCCCTACTCTTAACCCTAGGTGGGTTGCTGGTTACCTGGTGGATGTTATAAGAGGCTAAAGCAATTGAATGTGTGTCATGTGAAGCTGGCTTGCTCTTCACTTCATTTGAAGTCATACCAGCTTTACTATAAAAACATTTGGTCCCACTCACCTCCATCCACAGCCAGGCCATGTGCAGGCAAATGGCTTCTCCCCCGTATGCCTCCTCAGATGGGCTTTAAGGTGGCTGCTCTTGGAGTACATCTTATTACAGCCAGGAAAAGAGCACTTGTGCATCTTAATAAGGTCTGCGACTGCATTCTTCTGGTACCTCTGACCTCCAGAAAGCACCCCTGTAGCCGAACTGCCACCTAACCCACCTTCCACAAGCCCTGTGGGTTTAGCTGCGATGGGCACCGGCGCGATCCGGACAAATTTGGACGAAGTGGTGATCCCGGCTTTGCTTGAGCTCGCGACGTTAGCTGAAGAAAGCAGCTGAGGCACTAAGGCAAAAGTCTGCCCCTGAATGTTAACCAGGAGCTGAGCTATTTTGATGTCAGTTGGGGCCAGGGTTTGTTGGGACTGGGATTTCTCAGGATTCTGTGTGTCAGATTCTGAAATGGCGCTGGAGTTTGGTTCTTGTTTGATCTGTATAGGCTGGATTTGTAGGATGACAGGCACATGAGAAGCAGAGCTGGAACTTTCGGATGAGGAAGGCAGTGATCCAGACTCCTCCTGTTTGATCCCTTCTGCATGGCTGGTGGCAGAGCTAGTTACACAGCTAGCATCTACCGATGATGATGAGCTGTCCATGTCTGATGCACATGGTGCATGTTTGGTCTCTGTGTGGGAGGAGAATGGAGAATGAGCCACAGGCACAGTTTGATCCGAGTTCTGTGACACTAGTTCTCCTGCTAATGTCCTTGAATTTTCTGCATCTACATCCTCTGATGTTGGGGACATCATCTCATCGCacctttcctcttctttttctacTGCCACAACCATGTTTTCCTCTAGGAACTCCTCAATCTCCTCTAGAGTGGGCTGAAACAGGAATGCCGCAGGATCCTGCAACTCATCGAGGAAGACTGGGAACTCGTAAGAATCCTCTTTGGCCTGCTGCTGCAGAACACTCAGCTGTTGCTCCCAAGCCAGCCCCGTAGGTAAAATGGGAACAGTAGGAGAAGAAGATGTGGAGGAAGGTGGAGAGGACAGGCACAGAGAGGATGAAAgagtgttgctgctgttgctggtgTTAGAACTTAATGAGGTGGTGTGGGAGGCCTGAGACAGCAGGAGGTCTAGCAGGCTGTCTTGACTCTCTCCTCCCGAGGAGCTGCAGCTCCCActgctcctgctgctcctgcttTTGTAGCTGGAGCTTAGGACATGTCGTGACACTGGGGACGAGGACTCGGGACTGGAGCAGAGGGACGAACGAGGGCTGGAGGAGTCACTGAGGTCGTCCTCAGAGAGccgaggagaggaggagagagtcaCTCCTTGGtacaggtggtggtggtggtggtaggtACACGCGTCAGTCACCATGATGCCACCATTAGTGTGGCAATAGAGGCAGCTATAGTCAGACTTTGGGGAGCCGGTGTAATACAGGAAGGTCTCCTCACCAAATGGTAAGTGATCAACCATTCCTGTGCGGATGAATGGCAGCTGGCTTTGCTTCTCTCTGCTCTGAAGATCGGGCTGTTGTGAACGTTCAAGCGTGTTTCTTGTTCCTACAAAACACAAATGATTACGTTTATTAGGTATGAAATTGAAAGAGATTCTCCACAATCCTCATCTAGTGGCAGCTGCTCAGACTGtgttcaattttaatgaaatggaACTTTTAACAGGCTTGTGTTCCTGGGTGATGGTTAATCCTAAAAAGTTCCAGcgtgacacaaacacagcaatgtTGTCTATGAGGTTAAttttttaacaagaaaaaataacaaataagtAAACCAGCACTAACAGACTGAGAATGATCTCCTATTCTTTGTGGTTTCTACCTGCTGCCTGTTCAAGAGGTTTGCAGCTGATGGCACTTCAAAAGGAAAGTCAATCATGTGTGAAAGAAGTGGAATTTAAagactgtgcatgtgtgcggGAGCGTGGATGCTGCAGCTGCTGGTTCAGACTTCAAGTTGACCATGTGGAGTTTGGGTTTCCGGTTTCTTCTAACATTAAAGCCATATGgtcattaaatgtgtttttctacctGTGGTCCTTTGCAGAGGTTTTGTCTCAAAGAGGACACCAATTGAAATTTTGTATCAATAAGATTTTCAATACGGCAGATATTCGAcattaaatcagaatcagaatactttattgatccctaggggaaattattttggttACAGTGCTCCAGTATAAACATTAACAAGACAGACAATGCACTAAGTAAGAAATAGacacaatatatataatatatacatgACTTATATACATATAAGTCACTTATTGATAAATAGCTGAATAAGAGGAAGAGCGTGTGCAAAAGGGTGTAGCTATTGCAGtatacagtgtgttaagtggatgagtTGTATAGGGAGATGGCCacgggcaggaatgatttcctgtgtaaTGTAAAGCTAGAGCCCAAAAGCTTTCTGCAGTTTTGGAGTCAATCGGTGCCACTGCAGGAAGAGTGAGGGATTTAGTGCCTATTTTTATGCCAGAAAAACAATGCACCACATCTACATTTacgtggattaaaaaaaaacaaaaaaaaacactagaCACAAATCCACTTACATGCAGTGAGTGGCTTATGATGATTAAACGCAACTCTGAAATCCCCCTTTAAAACTTCAAAAGGCTGCATGAAAACGGGACTAGAGACAAAATGATAGTGCGCCCTCTTctgtaaaagaataaaaaaaatttttaaaaagttttcaaGTGCAGAGAtcctaagaaaaaaaataaaacaaaaaaatgtttttgttatgcacacacacacacacacacacacacacacacacacacacacacacacacacacacacacacacacacacgaacttTTATCTAATGTATGATCTCAGGCCAGAACAAGGTAACATCATATGACATTGAGGGTCTGGTGTtctgcagctgctgcttctACGTGATACCTTAtgggaggggggagaaaaagGGGTTTGGAAGAGATAGGTTTGGCCACGTCTAAACGATCTGCCCTAGAGTAACCCTGCAGCCATTAAACATCAAACAAGAATTTTGACAGCATGGTGCTCTCCTGCTCTTAACCATGCTGCGTGCTTAGTTAGGTGTGGAGGTTACTTCGGAATTCACGGCATGTTTAACGCTGCAGGCTGACAGCTCCTCCGATCACAGgcacgggattacttttttttctttttttgtaatactGCGCCAATTCGCTAAATATTTCTACGTATCATCCGGTAACAGCTTTGCGTGCATGCATGTCTTTCATCAGAGCCACGCTTCACTGCACACAACACGGATCAACAGAAGACACACAGTCACATATAAACAAGTATCTTTTAGCAAATCGCCAACACACTCACCTGTATATGCAAGCAATCCAAACCCCGCTCCTTTAAAGCTGAGCGCTTCTCTCCTGGAAGTCCGTGCGTAATAGTGCGTAATGGCAATAGAACTCCACCGCACTGTCTTcgcacactctctctctcatacagcTCTCACAagatctctctccctctctctctctctctctagagTAGTCGTTGGTTCGTTTAACCGTCACGTGATCGAAGTTCGGCATGTTATACCAGTGAAATCAGGGCTCACGAAGGCTCGTCTGCTCGGCGCACGGTAATTGGCCTTCGATGACGGGAGGCCGGCCCTAGGGCTTGGCGTCAGTGGAAAGAAAGTGTGAGTAAAGGAAAGAGAGAACATGTGTGCCAATGAGGCTCGATCATAAAATCACTTTCATATCTTAGCAACTGCTCTTGAGGCTATTGAAGGCGCAAGTCATTTTCAACATTGTGTTGATGTGCTTCATTTGCATTTGGCAACTGGTAATATTTCCATTGCCCTTCCAGGGAGTGTGCCATGTGTGTTCACTGAAACCCTGCAACAAGAAGTGTCTATAATATTCTCAGTCAGAGCTGCATGTATTTTCTTTCCTGTATCACTTATTGTGTAGAAATAAATAGCTTTTACACGACATTACCATAGAGACTGTGTTCGAGGCTGACACATGATAAATCATAAATTAGGGTATTAAAGCTGCTAAAAAGTAACAGCCCAATTTTCCTGAAGGGAAAAGCATCAGCAGCTGCTGCCTAGAAAGCAAGCTGAGATTTTCGCTTTTTACAGATGACCATGTCTGGATAAGTGGCCAAGTGACTGAGTGAATGAGGGAGCTATTGAGCAGGCAAGTGAGCGTGTTTACATGCTGCCTAATGACATCAGTAAGAGAAGTTTTGCTTTCACTCCAGCTGAGCAGACCTCATATAAACACCTCCACAGGGCTGAAGGAACTTTACTGGCTACAGCCTAATTTGATTTGCCTGCGTAGGTTAGATTACCGTTCAGTGTTTGGATAAATGATCCACTTTCAGCCTGCTTGTAAACATTAGAAGTGTTTCAGTGTGTACTTGCATGCAGCACAGTCACTGGCTATTATgatgtataaaaacacacacacaatgccaCACTGAGGAGGTTCGTTGTGTGCATGACTCCCGTTGAGCACTTCCAGtgccactgctgctgctgaaactGCTACTGACACTCGTGGCACTGCTATTTTGTTCTAGTACAAAATTGTTATTGTTTAGTTAAATGTTCTAGTTTGTTTCCTAGGCACCAGGTGCAACACAACTGTTGAATTAGAGTTTGCCATGGAGCTAATTTGCATCTACAGTCTCAGTGCAGGAAATCATTAGAAACAATACAGTGCAGTACAATTATTAAAGTTAGGCTGACATCATATAAATATCATATGTTTgtcacatttattattattattattattattattattgttgttgttgctgttgtagaGTTtttactgttgtgatttggtgcgaCATAAACACAACTGAATAGAAC
This region of Maylandia zebra isolate NMK-2024a linkage group LG20, Mzebra_GT3a, whole genome shotgun sequence genomic DNA includes:
- the LOC101470285 gene encoding Krueppel-like factor 15 → MVDHLPFGEETFLYYTGSPKSDYSCLYCHTNGGIMVTDACTYHHHHHLYQGVTLSSSPRLSEDDLSDSSSPRSSLCSSPESSSPVSRHVLSSSYKSRSSRSSGSCSSSGGESQDSLLDLLLSQASHTTSLSSNTSNSSNTLSSSLCLSSPPSSTSSSPTVPILPTGLAWEQQLSVLQQQAKEDSYEFPVFLDELQDPAAFLFQPTLEEIEEFLEENMVVAVEKEEERCDEMMSPTSEDVDAENSRTLAGELVSQNSDQTVPVAHSPFSSHTETKHAPCASDMDSSSSSVDASCVTSSATSHAEGIKQEESGSLPSSSESSSSASHVPVILQIQPIQIKQEPNSSAISESDTQNPEKSQSQQTLAPTDIKIAQLLVNIQGQTFALVPQLLSSANVASSSKAGITTSSKFVRIAPVPIAAKPTGLVEGGLGGSSATGVLSGGQRYQKNAVADLIKMHKCSFPGCNKMYSKSSHLKAHLRRHTGEKPFACTWPGCGWRFSRSDELSRHRRSHSGVKPYQCIVCEKKFARSDHLSKHLKVHRFPRSSRTGRSANGPL